The proteins below are encoded in one region of Pelagicoccus sp. SDUM812003:
- a CDS encoding glycoside hydrolase family 88 protein, giving the protein MIVTKSSCRTILGASLLIVSPLFASERLATVKIANPTENLRLDQKVDLRMVDLGLEEGASEAEFVIAMDGHIPVRAQAWDKNGNGLADTVSVLLDFSPVEETTLDIRVDADAAQANIFPPRTFAEISRKFGGEWEGQEYHGGEFENVRSLTTPPNHKDHSYYIRYEGPGWESDKVGYRFYLDWRNGFDIFGKLTPAMVLKDVGQDGFDSYHEPADWGMDILKVGSSLGSGGYGIWVDGAAERISKTQALTCEILENGPVLSQFRTTYQGWEGAGQEKMDLVADISIHAGSRLSWVRLRPSEQAEKFCAGLVKHEGNEVFTGSRDITGEAYTYLASWGPQALDGSDMGMAILVREKNLDKFTSDDQNELAVFDRTIKGVEYAFLAAWSKEPGGIKSKEAFEAYLEETARDLTIAPRVTVYSKLDEKLTQGKVDSENALHWTKVMADSILKRRGSTLAHEQYDPEAERVARWTYTTGLISKAVHDLALATGEESYAEWAESVISSYVNEDGSISTYDFHSYNIDQVNSGKMLLQLYKETGERRYRIAADEIRQQLEEHPKTKNGAFWHKKRYPWQVWLDGVYMGIPFLVGYELAFNGGEELELALHEFLVVEEQLRDPESGLYWHAWDEAREQVWADPETGRSKYFWGRGLGWYAMALVDVLEMLPEDSEESKQMQRLLNDLAEALVKVQDPETGVWYQILNMPDAPGNYLESSASSMFTYMLAKGVNYGWLDDRYRENVREAWEGMLTEFVSLHPDGTTSLTHICRVAGLGFGRDGSYEYYMSEPVVENDPKGIGPFVMAGLQVSEMLKN; this is encoded by the coding sequence ATGATAGTTACCAAAAGCTCATGTCGGACGATTCTCGGCGCCAGTCTGCTGATCGTCAGCCCATTGTTCGCATCGGAACGCCTAGCGACGGTCAAGATCGCCAATCCGACCGAAAATCTGCGTCTCGATCAAAAAGTCGATTTGCGCATGGTGGACCTCGGTCTTGAAGAAGGCGCGTCGGAAGCCGAGTTCGTCATCGCCATGGATGGGCATATACCCGTGCGGGCCCAAGCTTGGGATAAAAATGGTAATGGATTGGCGGATACGGTGAGCGTCTTGCTGGACTTTTCCCCGGTTGAGGAAACGACCTTGGACATTCGGGTGGACGCCGACGCGGCGCAGGCGAACATTTTTCCGCCCCGCACGTTCGCCGAAATTTCGCGAAAGTTCGGTGGCGAGTGGGAGGGGCAGGAATACCACGGCGGCGAATTCGAGAATGTGCGCAGCTTGACCACGCCTCCAAACCACAAGGACCACAGCTACTACATCCGCTACGAGGGGCCGGGCTGGGAGTCCGACAAAGTTGGATACCGCTTCTATTTGGACTGGCGAAACGGATTTGATATTTTTGGAAAACTGACGCCAGCCATGGTGCTCAAGGACGTTGGCCAGGACGGTTTCGATTCCTACCATGAGCCAGCGGATTGGGGTATGGACATCCTGAAGGTCGGCAGTTCGCTCGGTTCGGGCGGCTACGGCATTTGGGTGGACGGCGCCGCGGAGCGCATCTCGAAAACGCAAGCTCTCACGTGCGAGATCCTGGAAAACGGTCCGGTGCTGAGCCAGTTCAGGACGACCTACCAAGGCTGGGAAGGCGCTGGACAGGAGAAAATGGATCTTGTCGCCGATATTTCAATACATGCTGGCAGTCGCTTGAGCTGGGTGCGTCTACGCCCCAGCGAGCAAGCGGAGAAGTTTTGCGCGGGGCTGGTGAAGCATGAGGGAAACGAAGTGTTCACCGGCAGTCGGGATATCACGGGCGAGGCGTATACCTATCTTGCGAGCTGGGGACCGCAGGCGCTCGATGGATCCGATATGGGAATGGCGATTTTGGTCAGGGAGAAGAATTTGGACAAGTTTACTTCCGATGATCAGAACGAGCTGGCCGTGTTCGATCGCACCATCAAGGGTGTGGAGTACGCCTTCCTGGCGGCCTGGTCCAAGGAACCTGGCGGGATCAAGAGCAAGGAAGCGTTCGAAGCGTACCTAGAGGAAACCGCTCGCGACCTGACGATTGCTCCGCGCGTCACGGTTTATTCGAAGCTCGACGAGAAGCTGACGCAGGGGAAGGTCGACTCCGAGAACGCGCTTCACTGGACCAAGGTCATGGCTGACTCCATTTTGAAGCGTCGCGGTTCGACCTTGGCCCATGAGCAATACGATCCGGAGGCGGAGCGCGTGGCGCGCTGGACCTACACCACGGGCTTGATCAGCAAGGCGGTGCACGATCTGGCCTTGGCCACGGGTGAGGAGAGTTACGCGGAATGGGCGGAGTCGGTGATCTCGTCCTATGTCAATGAAGATGGAAGCATCTCAACCTACGATTTTCACAGCTACAACATCGATCAGGTGAATTCCGGAAAGATGTTGCTGCAGCTGTACAAGGAAACCGGCGAGCGGCGCTACCGCATCGCGGCGGATGAGATTCGCCAACAGCTCGAAGAGCATCCCAAAACCAAGAACGGCGCCTTCTGGCACAAGAAGCGCTACCCGTGGCAGGTGTGGCTTGACGGCGTGTACATGGGGATCCCCTTCCTGGTCGGCTACGAACTCGCGTTCAACGGCGGCGAGGAACTGGAGCTGGCCTTGCATGAGTTTCTCGTAGTAGAAGAACAACTACGCGATCCGGAATCTGGTTTGTATTGGCATGCATGGGACGAGGCTCGCGAACAGGTTTGGGCGGATCCGGAAACCGGTCGATCCAAGTATTTCTGGGGACGTGGACTGGGCTGGTACGCCATGGCTCTGGTGGATGTGCTGGAAATGCTTCCGGAGGACTCCGAGGAGTCGAAGCAGATGCAGCGTTTGCTGAACGATTTGGCGGAGGCCTTGGTCAAGGTTCAGGATCCGGAAACGGGCGTTTGGTATCAAATCCTCAACATGCCGGATGCTCCGGGCAACTATCTGGAGTCCTCCGCAAGCAGCATGTTCACCTACATGTTGGCGAAAGGGGTTAACTATGGCTGGCTCGACGATCGCTATCGCGAGAACGTTCGAGAGGCTTGGGAGGGAATGCTGACCGAATTCGTTAGCTTGCACCCCGACGGCACCACCAGCTTGACGCACATTTGTCGGGTGGCTGGCTTGGGCTTCGGGCGTGATGGGAGCTACGAGTACTACATGAGCGAACCGGTTGTGGAAAACGATCCCAAGGGCATTGGGCCGTTCGTGATGGCCGGTTTGCAGGTATCTGAAATGTTGAAGAACTAG